A DNA window from Hydra vulgaris chromosome 13, alternate assembly HydraT2T_AEP contains the following coding sequences:
- the LOC136089887 gene encoding uncharacterized protein LOC136089887 produces MKIAEKLEVSPQFKAENTVCPRKKKTLFSYESADKPVLNPETQYVVEIFNVLVDQVLSSLTSQFNQLKELSEVFGFLYSRNKIPEVTQNTEALKKHSKDLEVALTEDGHSDVISNQLFDEIKAISSMVPGKLLPKALIKFILENHYEQSFPNLVIALRIY; encoded by the coding sequence ATGAAAATTGCAGAAAAATTAGAAGTAAGTCCTCAGTTTAAAGCTGAAAACACAGTTTGTCCCCGaaagaaaaaaactcttttttccTATGAATCTGCAGATAAACCAGTTTTAAATCCAGAAACACAGTATGTGGTGGAAATTTTCAATGTACTGGTAGATCAAGTGCTATCATCTTTAACAAGTCAATTTAATCAACTGAAAGAACTTTCTGAGGTTTTTGGATTCTTATATTCCAGAAATAAAATTCCAGAAGTCACCCAAAATACTGAAGCACTTAAGAAACATAGCAAGGATTTAGAGGTTGCCTTAACTGAAGATGGACATTCAGATGTGATTTCAAATCAATTATTTGATGAAATCAAAGCAATATCCAGTATGGTTCCAGGAAAATTGCTCCCTAAGGCACTGATCaagtttattttagaaaatcacTACGAACAATCTTTTCCAAATTTAGTTATAGCATTGCGAATTTATTGA
- the LOC136089886 gene encoding uncharacterized protein LOC136089886: MFKKIIARQLSTFCDLNKTIPPEQNRFREKSSSEYALINIVDVWMRSIDQDDLDNLPALEDDPDTIPHHHGEDDPGPIQLEEDDNGIYGPQPKDGQLCVPENNLVEENNTFPSTSQIEDPALWPKILINSFREILVQQGPRKLKEKDFPKDDHGQKFSVIFYKGHFPNGETYERKWLVYSKHSNSIFCFPCKIFSFGKMSKKLTEIGYSD; the protein is encoded by the exons atgtttaaaaagataatagctAGACAACTGTCTACTTTTTGTGATTTGAATAAGACAATTCCTCCAGAACAAAATAGATTTAGAGAGAAATCGAGTTCTGAGTACGCTCTTATAAATATTGTGGACGTTTGGATGCGTAGCATTGATCAGG ATGATCTTGACAATCTTCCTGCGCTTGAAGATGATCCAGATACCATACCTCATCATCATGGAGAGGATGATCCAGGTCCAATACAGCTTGAAGAAGATGATAATGGGATTTATGGCCCTCAACCCAAAGATGGTCAACTATGTGTTCCAGAAAATAATCTTGTTGAAGAAAATAATACGTTTCCATCAACATCACA AATTGAGGATCCTGCTCTTTGGCccaaaatcttaataaattcatttagaGAAATTCTGGTTCAACAAGGTCCTAGAAAACTGAAGGAGAAGGATTTTCCAAAAGATGACCATGGACAAAAATTCTCTGTGATATTTTATAAAGGGCATTTTCCAAATGGGGAAACCTATGAAAGAAAATGGTTAGTTTATTCCAAGCATTCAAACAGCATATTTTGTTTTCcttgcaaaatattttctttcggaaaaatgagcaaaaaattaactgaaattGGATATTCTGATTGA
- the LOC136089888 gene encoding uncharacterized protein LOC136089888 gives MLSKILQYLKELNEVTTNDQKRKVIVNGIDEIWAADLVDMKSFSKFNDGIEYLLMVIDTFSNYRWIVPLKSIAGVDVANALSKIFKERRSQKNWVDKSLEFYNKHVIALGRELYSTKNEEKSCVIERWNRTMNNKMFKYF, from the exons ATGCTATCAAAAATCCTACAATACCTTAAAGAATTGAACGAGGTAACCACTAACGATCA aaaaagaaaagttattgtaaatggAATCgatgaaatatgggctgctgatttagttgatatgaaatctttttcaaaattcaatgaTGGTATTGAATACTTATTAATGGTAATAGATACTTTTTCAAACTACAGATGGATTGTTCCATTGAAGAGTATAGCTGGAGTTGATGTTGCTAATGCACTAagtaaaatctttaaagaaaGAAGGAGTCAAAAAAATTGGGTAGATAAAAGCTTAGAGTTTTATAATAAGCATGTTATAGCGCTGGGTCGTGAGTTATATTCAactaaaaatgaagaaaaaagttgtGTAATTGAACGCTGGAATAGaacaatgaataataaaatgtttaagtaCTTTTAG